One window of Saccharomyces mikatae IFO 1815 strain IFO1815 genome assembly, chromosome: 8 genomic DNA carries:
- the MRPL6 gene encoding mitochondrial 54S ribosomal protein uL6m (similar to Saccharomyces cerevisiae MRPL6 (YHR147C); ancestral locus Anc_5.109), with the protein MSFVQKRLLSQTVFLRSQVGSSPLYILPGVQISISALPIPRIIRKGRTSLNISQNIIVTGPKGKLSMEVPDFLELDRDEKHGKMNVVVQNSEDKHQRSMWGTVRSLINNHIIGVTEGHLAVLRFVGTGYRAQLENDGKFVNVKVGASIKQGLNVPEGIVVKSPAPTSLIVEGCDKQQVLLFAAKLRKFHPPEPYKGKGIYVNGETIKLKDKKIK; encoded by the coding sequence ATGTCGTTCGTTCAGAAAAGACTACTGTCTCAGACAGTTTTTCTACGCTCTCAAGTGGGATCTTCACCACTTTATATATTGCCTGGAGTTCAAATTTCGATAAGTGCATTGCCCATACCCAGGATTATTAGAAAGGGTAGAACATCACTGAATATATCACAAAATATTATAGTTACGGGTCCCAAGGGAAAACTTTCCATGGAGGTACCCGATTTTTTGGAGTTGGACAGAGATGAAAAGCATGGTAAAATGAACGTTGTGGTCCAGAATTCAGAGGATAAGCATCAGCGTTCCATGTGGGGTACAGTAAGATCGCTTATAAACAACCATATCATTGGTGTTACTGAGGGACATCTTGCCGTTCTTAGATTTGTAGGGACAGGTTATAGGGCCCAATTAGAGAATGATGGGAAATTTGTCAATGTTAAAGTTGGTGCATCTATCAAACAAGGGTTGAATGTTCCTGAAGGTATTGTTGTCAAATCACCTGCTCCTACATCTCTGATTGTTGAAGGATGTGATAAACAACAAGTTCTTCTCTTTGCTGCCAAATTGAGGAAATTTCACCCACCAGAACCGTATAAGGGTAAAGGAATATATGTTAATGGTGAAACGATAAAACTAAAGgataagaaaatcaaatag
- the IMP3 gene encoding snoRNA-binding rRNA-processing protein IMP3 (similar to Saccharomyces cerevisiae IMP3 (YHR148W); ancestral locus Anc_5.108): MVRKLKHHEQKLLKKVDFLEWKQDQGHRDTQVMRTYHIQNREDYHKYNRICGDIRRLANKLSLLPPTDPFRRKHEQLLLDKLYAMGVMTTKSKISDLENKVTVSAICRRRLPVIMHRLKMAETIQDAVKFIEQGHVRVGPNLINDPAYLVTRNMEDYVTWVDNSKIKKTLLRYRNKIDDFDFS; this comes from the coding sequence ATGGTTAGAAAACTAAAGCATCATGAAcagaaacttttgaagaaggtaGACTTCCTTGAGTGGAAGCAGGACCAAGGTCATCGTGACACTCAGGTTATGAGAACATATCATATTCAAAATCGTGAAGATTATCATAAATATAACAGAATATGCGGTGACATTCGTCGTCTCGCCAACAAATTATCATTGCTACCTCCCACTGATCCGTTTCGTCGCAAGCACGAGCAGTTACTACTAGACAAGCTATATGCCATGGGTGTCATGACAACAAAATCCAAGATATCTGATCTGGAAAATAAAGTTACTGTTAGTGCCATATGTAGGAGACGATTACCTGTGATAATGCACCGATTAAAAATGGCAGAAACTATACAGGACGCAGTTAAGTTCATCGAACAAGGTCATGTTCGTGTAGGTCCAAACTTGATCAACGATCCGGCCTATCTCGTAACAAGAAATATGGAGGACTACGTCACTTGGGTTGATAACTctaaaataaagaaaacattgcTGAGATACAGAAAcaaaattgatgattt